One window of Cygnus atratus isolate AKBS03 ecotype Queensland, Australia chromosome 29, CAtr_DNAZoo_HiC_assembly, whole genome shotgun sequence genomic DNA carries:
- the LOC118260634 gene encoding LOW QUALITY PROTEIN: keratin, type II cytoskeletal 6C-like (The sequence of the model RefSeq protein was modified relative to this genomic sequence to represent the inferred CDS: deleted 1 base in 1 codon) has protein sequence MSRQSVCRSFGGGSRRGYSSCSAIGGGFGGGSSRNRISYSSYSSSRGFGGGGQCGGFGSRSLHNMGGSRRIAIGGCYGGGGYGGRMGGFGGGYGGGMGGFGGGMSCGGMGGFGGGMGGGGMGGGGMGGFGGGMGGGGMGGFGGGMGGPGMGGFGGPGFPGGIQPVQVDSSLLRPVHVEIDPQIQQVKNQEKEQIKTLNNQFASFIDKVRFLEQQNKVLSTKWELLQQQGPSGPRKNLDVLFENYIQNLRRRLESLVGQRGELESELQNMRQYVEEYKTKYEEEINRRTAAENEFVVLKKDVDCAYMTKVELEAKVGALTDEINFLRCIYEEELAQMQTISRDLSVVVSMDNNRHLDLDSIIEEVRRQYEQIAQNSRAEAEAWYQSRYEELQSTAGRHGDSLRNTKIEIQELTRNVQRLRAEIESVKKQNQQLQAAIAEAEERGEMALKDARLKLEELECALSKDKEELARLLKEYQELLNIKIALDVEIAMYRKLLEGEENRLCNDGMSNVNVSVVGRTSISGGRGGMGGGFGGSGMGGGFGGSSMGGGFGGSGMGGGFGGSGMGGGMGGGVCGVGGGFGGGSSGGSCGMGGGMYSGGFSSGSGRMCVSGGGNFSSGGGSSSVRRCVTTTSVKSSGVRF, from the exons ATGTCTCGGCAGTCTGTCTGCAGAAGCTTTGGAGGAGGGAGTAGAAGGGGCTACAGCTCTTGCTCTGCCATCGGTGGTGGCTttggaggaggcagcagcaggaacagaatCAGCTACAGCTCATATTCCTCATCCAGGGGATTTGGAGGTGGTGGACAGTGTGGAGGGTTTGGCAGCAGGAGCCTCCATAACATGGGTGGCAGCAGAAGAATTGCCATAGGTGGATGCTACGGTGGCGGAGGCTATGGAGGCAGAATGGGCGGCTTCGGTGGAGGCTATGGAGGAGGAATGGGTGGCTTTGGTGGAGGAATGAGTTGTGGAGGAATGGGTGGCTTTGGTGGAGGAATGGGTGGTGGTGGAATGGGCGGTGGAGGAATGGGTGGCTTTGGTGGAGGAATGGGTGGTGGAGGAATGGGCGGCTTTGGTGGAGGAATGGGTGGCCCAGGAATGGGCGGCTTTGGTGGTCCCGGCTTCCCTGGAGGCATCCAGCCAGTGCAGGTTGACTCAAGTCTCCTGCGGCCAGTCCATGTTGAGATTGACCCCCAGATCCAGCAGGTCAAAAACCAGGAGAAGGAGCAGATCAAGACTCTTAACAATCAGTTTGCCTCCTTCATTGACAAG GTGCGCTTCCTGGAGCAACAGAACAAGGTGCTCTCCACCAAGtgggagctcctgcagcagcaagggcCCTCAGGGCCGAGGAAGAACCTGGATGTCCTCTTTGAGAATTACATCCAGAACCTGAGGAGGAGGCTCGAGTCTCTAGTGGGTCAGAGGGGAGAGCTGGAGTCGGAACTGCAGAACATGCGGCAATACGTCGAGGAGTACAAAACCAA GTATGAAGAAGAAATCAACAGGCGCACGGCTGCTGAGAACGAGTTTGTGGTGCTGAAGAAG GATGTGGACTGTGCCTACATGACCAAAGTGGAGCTGGAAGCCAAGGTGGGAGCTCTGACCGACGAGATCAACTTCCTGAGGTGCATCTATGAGGAG GAGCTGGCTCAGATGCAGACGATCAGCCGGGACTTGTCTGTGGTGGTGTCGATGGACAACAACCGCCACTTGGACCTGGACAGCATCATCGAGGAGGTCAGGCGCCAGTACGAGCAGATCGCTCAGAACAGCCGGGCTGAAGCTGAGGCTTGGTACCAGAGCCGG TATgaagagctgcagagcacagctggcagGCACGGGGACAGCCTGCGCAACACCAAGATCGAGATCCAGGAGCTGACCAGGAATGTCCAGAGGCTGCGGGCTGAAATTGAGAGCGTGAAGAAGCAG aaccagcagctgcaggcagctaTTGCTGAGGCCGAGGAGCGGGGTGAGATGGCTCTGAAGGATGCCAGGTTGAAACTGGAGGAGCTGGAATGTGCCCTGAGCAAAGACAAGGAGGAGCTGGCTCGCCTGTTGAAGGAGTACCAGGAGCTGCTGAACATCAAGATTGCCCTGGATGTGGAGATTGCCATGTACaggaagctgctggagggagaggagaacag gcTTTGCAATGACGGCATGTCCAACGTGAATGTCT CTGTGGTAGGCAGGACCAGC ATCTCTGGAGGCCGAGGAGGCATGGGAGGAGGCTTCGGCGGCAGCGGCATGGGAGGAGGCTTTGGCGGCAGCAGCATGGGAGGAGGCTTTGGCGGCAGCGGCATGGGAGGAGGCTTCGGCGGCAGCGGCATGGGAGGAGGAATGGGAGGAGGTGTATGTGGAGTAGGAGGAGGCTTTGGAGGTGGAAGCTCTGGAGGCAGCTGTGGCATGGGAGGAGGAATGTACAGTGGAGGCTTCTCTTCTGGAAGTGGAAGGATGTGCGTGTCTGGAGGTGGCAACTTCAGCTCTGGTGGGGGATCCTCCTCCGTCCGGAGATGTGTCACAACCACCTCCGTCAAGTCTTCAGGAGTAAGGTTCTGA
- the LOC118260639 gene encoding keratin, type II cytoskeletal 6A-like has translation MSRQSICRSFGGGSRRGYSSCSAIGGGFGGSGGRSRISYSSFSTCRGTGGAGRCGGFSSRSLHNMGGSGRISMGGSYGGGYGCRIVGFGGGYGGGFGSIGGGVIGGGIGSFGGPVRGGPGFPGGIQPVQVDTTLLRPVHVDIDPQIQQVKCQEKEQIKTLNNQFASFIDKVRFLEQQNKVLSTKWELLQQQGPSGPRKNLDVLFENYIQNLRRRLESLVGQRGELESELQNMRQYVEEYKTKYEEEINRRTAAENEFVVLKKDVDCAYMTKVELEAKVGALTDEINFLRCIYEEELAQMQTISRDLSVVVSMDNNRHLDLDSIIEEVRRQYEQIAQNSRAEAEAWYQSRYEELQSTAGRHGDSLRNTKIEIQELTRNVQRLRAEIESVKKQNQQLQAAIAEAEERGEMALKDARRKLEELECALSKDKEELARLLKEYQELLNIKIALDVEIAMYRKLLEGEENRLCGDNPANVNVSVVGRTTIAGGRVGGFGAGSGMGGGVCAVGGGSIVGGSCGVGGGMYSGGFSSGSGRMCSSGGGSFITGGGSSSVRRCVTTTTVKSSGVKY, from the exons ATGTCTCGGCAGTCAATCTGCAGAAGCTTTGGAGGCGGAAGCAGAAGGGGATACAGCTCTTGCTCTGCCATCGGTGGTGGCTTTGGAGGAAGTGGGGGCAGAAGCAGGATCAGCTATAGCTCGTTCTCCACATGCAGGGGAACTGGAGGCGCCGGACGTTGTGGAGGTTTTAGCAGCAGGAGCCTCCACAACATGGGTGGCAGCGGAAGGATTTCCATGGGTGGCTCTTATGGCGGTGGATACGGATGTAGAATTGTTGGCTTTGGTGGAGGCTATGGAGGAGGATTTGGCAGCATTGGAGGAGGTGTCATTGGTGGAGGAATAGGCAGCTTTGGTGGCCCTGTGAGAGGTGGTCCTGGGTTCCCCGGAGGCATCCAGCCGGTGCAGGTTGACACAACCCTCCTGCGGCCAGTCCATGTTGATATTGATCCTCAGATCCAGCAAGTGAAGTGCCAGGAGAAGGAGCAGATCAAGACTCTTAACAATCAGTTTGCTTCCTTCATTGACAAG GTGCGCTTCCTGGAGCAACAGAACAAGGTGCTCTCCACCAAGtgggagctcctgcagcagcaagggcCCTCAGGGCCGAGGAAGAACCTGGATGTCCTCTTTGAGAATTACATCCAGAACCTGAGGAGGAGGCTCGAGTCTCTAGTGGGTCAGAGGGGAGAGCTGGAGTCGGAACTGCAGAACATGCGGCAATACGTCGAGGAGTACAAAACCAA GTATGAAGAAGAAATCAACAGGCGCACGGCTGCTGAGAACGAGTTTGTGGTGCTGAAGAAG GATGTGGACTGTGCCTACATGACCAAAGTGGAGCTGGAAGCCAAGGTGGGAGCTCTGACCGACGAGATCAACTTCCTGAGGTGCATCTATGAGGAG GAGCTGGCTCAGATGCAGACGATCAGCCGGGACTTGTCTGTGGTGGTGTCGATGGACAACAACCGCCACTTGGACCTGGACAGCATCATCGAGGAGGTCAGGCGCCAGTACGAGCAGATCGCTCAGAACAGCCGGGCTGAAGCTGAGGCTTGGTACCAGAGCCGG TATgaagagctgcagagcacagctggcagGCACGGGGACAGCCTGCGCAACACCAAGATCGAGATCCAGGAGCTGACCAGGAATGTCCAGAGGCTGCGGGCTGAAATTGAGAGCGTGAAGAAGCAG aaccagcagctgcaggcagctaTTGCTGAGGCCGAGGAGCGGGGTGAGATGGCTCTGAAGGATGCCAGGAGGAAACTGGAGGAGCTGGAATGTGCCCTGAGCAAAGACAAGGAGGAGCTGGCTCGCCTGTTGAAGGAGTACCAGGAGCTGCTGAACATCAAGATTGCCCTGGATGTGGAGATTGCCATGTACaggaagctgctggagggagaggagaacag GCTGTGTGGAGACAATCCAGCCAACGTGAATGTCT CTGTGGTAGGCAGAACCACCATTGCTGGAGGCAGAGTTGGTGGCTTTGGTGCCGGCAGTGGCATGGGAGGAGGAGTATGTGCGGTTGGAGGAGGAAGCATCGTCGGAGGCAGCTGTGGAGTGGGAGGAGGGATGTACAGCGGTGGCTTCTCCTCTGGCAGTGGAAGAATGTGCAGCTCTGGAGGTGGCAGCTTCATTACTGGAGGTGGATCCTCCTCAGTACGGAGATGTGTCACAACCACAACGGTCAAATCTTCAGGTGTAAAATACTGA